A stretch of Kyrpidia spormannii DNA encodes these proteins:
- a CDS encoding Spo0B domain-containing protein, whose amino-acid sequence MKGGHILTLWAVWSAVWLGADFGERSVIGWGVASAASGLYLLWFGRRRGIIHKEGTRGGETHEWSEREKAWIQALQHFRHHWLNECQLIRGYTQMRRWERVDEVVCRMASTAERQAMVTDLEHPNRSGAFLRFLCEFPRANLMWEGPPGVDFPAGAISQVEGELRQVAGACGDDSRLSGAHPDGEEWWIFVRSRPEGVEVRLCNSEGREQGTDRIRGREGPKSREERLEPVDGKELYHVD is encoded by the coding sequence GTGAAAGGCGGACACATTTTGACGCTGTGGGCGGTCTGGTCGGCCGTTTGGCTGGGGGCTGATTTTGGAGAGCGATCGGTCATCGGTTGGGGCGTGGCTTCTGCAGCCAGCGGCTTGTATCTTCTGTGGTTCGGACGGAGGCGGGGCATCATACATAAAGAAGGCACCCGGGGCGGAGAGACCCACGAATGGTCAGAACGAGAGAAAGCTTGGATTCAAGCCTTGCAACATTTCCGGCATCATTGGTTGAATGAGTGTCAATTGATTCGGGGTTATACACAAATGCGCCGGTGGGAACGAGTGGATGAGGTGGTTTGCCGTATGGCCAGTACAGCCGAAAGGCAGGCCATGGTAACAGATCTCGAACATCCGAATCGCAGCGGGGCTTTTCTCCGTTTTTTGTGCGAGTTTCCCCGGGCGAATTTGATGTGGGAAGGACCTCCCGGAGTGGATTTCCCCGCCGGGGCAATCTCTCAGGTCGAAGGAGAACTCCGGCAAGTTGCAGGGGCGTGCGGTGACGACTCCCGGTTGTCGGGGGCTCACCCCGATGGAGAGGAATGGTGGATTTTCGTGAGATCTCGGCCGGAAGGCGTGGAGGTGCGCCTATGTAACTCGGAGGGCCGGGAGCAAGGAACCGATCGGATCCGCGGGCGGGAAGGGCCCAAGTCCCGGGAAGAACGCTTAGAGCCTGTGGATGGAAAGGAGTTATATCATGTGGATTGA